The nucleotide sequence ACGACCGCGGTCGCCGCGCGTGTGGCCGGATCCCGCTTCACGGCGAGCTTGAACAGGTTCGAGCGGAGAATGGCGCCGGGCTGGCCGCCGCGCCGCAGCACCAGCCGGATGACGTAGGCGGGAATTTCGACGACTCCGGTGGTGGTGGTGACTCGGAGGTCCCACACCCGCCCGGAACGCGAGCGCGAGGCCACCGAGGCGTCCACCAGATCTCCCCAGCCCGAGGGCGGCGGCGGCACCCCGTTCGCGGGGCCGAAGCGCGCCAGGTTGGCCATGAACTCGTCCGCCGTCCAGGTCTCCCGCCACCGGTAGTGCGCCGAGCCGGAACAGAAGTCCGTGCCGTGCGCGCGGTCGCGATGGCTGGTGAGGTAGCCGAGCGCCGGAGTCGGCCACGCCTCCCAGACCTCGGCCGAGATGCCCCCGCACGTCGAGCAGTAGTTGGCGCGGATCGGCTGGCCCTCCCACACCGCCACCTGGCCGCGCGTCTCGGCGACGCAGCGCGTGGCGAGCGGCTTCTCGCTCTCGACCGCGCCGTAGAACTGGTCCTCGACGGTGCCGAACAGATCGAACCCTTCCGCCGCCCGCCGGCCGCGATAGAAGAGGGTGTAGCTGCGCGCCGCGATCGCCTGCGCCCTGCCCGCCTCGATACGGTCGTCGCCCAGGGCTCCGATCTCGCTCGGCACCACGCCCTGCAGGTAGGTCTCGAGCGGCAGCCGCGCGACCAGCGTGAGGCGCCCGCGCGGGTTGAGGAACACCCCGAGCGCTCCGCGCCACTGCTTGCCGTTCCAGCGCGCCACCGGCCCCGTGGGCTGGAGCGCCGCGAGCCAGCAGGTGTCGCGCGGCGAGGACACGAACATGGTCTCCCAGGCTTTTGCGCGCAGGGTTTCGACTCGCACGCCCGAGGACTCGGCCCGGAGCCTCAGCGAGCCATGCGAGGGGAGATCGCGGGCGTCGGGCCAGGGGGCGTGGCGGAAGCTGGCGTTGTCGAGCGCCGCGAGCTGCAGGGTGTCCCGGTCCCATGCGAGCCCGACCGTCACCAGCGGCTCCTCGTGGAGGGCGAGTGGCGGCAATGGAGCCGGCGGCGGCGCGGCCGGCGGCACGGGCGCGGGTGTCGGGACTCCCGCGCCCGGCGGAGTGGGCGGTGCGGGCGGCGGCGCGCAAGATGCGACCAGCAGCGGGAGCAGCGCCACGGCGGCGCCGGCCCGCATTCGGAGCGGCCATCGCCTCATCGCCAGGCTCCGGGCGTGAGGTGCCCCAGCACCACGCGATGCCGCGCCCCGGTCGCGGCGGGCAGGTTGCCCGGCGCTCCGCACAAGGTCAGGTGGGCGAGCAGGGCGAACGCCATCGCCTCCTTCGCGGCCGGAGGCACGCCGAGCTCGGCGAGCGAATGTAACCTCGCCGGCGCGACACGCCGCTCGAGCGCCGCCATCATCGTGGCGTTCGCGACTCCCCCGCCGCTTGCGTAGACGGCGTCCACCGCGCCGCGCGGCCGCACGTAGCGCTCGATCGCTTCGCCGATCGAGGCGGCGGTCAGCTCGATGGCGGTGCGCGCGGCATCGGCTTCCGAGAGCCCCAGCGCGCGGGCGCGCTCCGCGAGCCGGGCCGCGAAATCCGCGCCGAAACGCTCGCGTCCGGTCGAGCGCGGCGGCGGCTGAGCGAAGAATGGATCGGCGAGCAGCTCGGCGAGCAAGCGCTCGTCGGCCGTTCCGCCGGCGGCGAAGGCGCCGTCCCGGTCGAAGCGCTCGCGCCCGGCGCTGCGCCGCCCCGCCAGCGCGTCGAGCAGGGCGTTACCCGGGCCCGTGTCGAAGGCGATTGCCCCTTCGTCGCCCCGCCCGCGCGGCAGCCAGGTGAGATTCGCCATCCCGCCGAGGTTCAGCAACACCCGGGATTCCTCGGACGATCGGAACAGCCAGGCGTCCGCGATCGGTACCAGCGGCGCACCCTCTCCGCCCGCGGCGGTATCGCGGCTGCGAAAGTCCGAGACCACCGCGATGCCGGTGCGTTCGGCGAGGATCGCGGCCGAGCCAATCTGCCAGGTGCGGGCGCCTTTCCCGGCGGCGCGTGGCAGATGGCGAATGGTCTGCCCGTGCGAGCCGATCGCGTCCACCTCGGTCGCGCCGATTCCTGCCTGCTCGAGCAGGGCGCCGACTGCGCGGGCGTAGCGCTCTCCCAGCTCGGCGTCCAGGTCCATCAGCTGCTCAGGGCCGAGGGATTCGGCCGAAGCGGCGGCCAGGATCTCGGAGCGCAAGGCGTCGTCGAGCGGGGTCTCGTGATACGCCCGGAGCGAGGGGCGCGCCGCGATGCCGCCGCCCAT is from Candidatus Sulfotelmatobacter sp. and encodes:
- a CDS encoding SpoIID/LytB domain-containing protein; translation: MRRWPLRMRAGAAVALLPLLVASCAPPPAPPTPPGAGVPTPAPVPPAAPPPAPLPPLALHEEPLVTVGLAWDRDTLQLAALDNASFRHAPWPDARDLPSHGSLRLRAESSGVRVETLRAKAWETMFVSSPRDTCWLAALQPTGPVARWNGKQWRGALGVFLNPRGRLTLVARLPLETYLQGVVPSEIGALGDDRIEAGRAQAIAARSYTLFYRGRRAAEGFDLFGTVEDQFYGAVESEKPLATRCVAETRGQVAVWEGQPIRANYCSTCGGISAEVWEAWPTPALGYLTSHRDRAHGTDFCSGSAHYRWRETWTADEFMANLARFGPANGVPPPPSGWGDLVDASVASRSRSGRVWDLRVTTTTGVVEIPAYVIRLVLRRGGQPGAILRSNLFKLAVKRDPATRAATAVVASGAGSGHGVGLCQTGALAMAQAGAKAREILEHYYPGARLETLYH
- a CDS encoding anhydro-N-acetylmuramic acid kinase, with translation MSDAWTRVREYAGRRETRVVGLMTGTSADGVDAALVEFMGGGIAARPSLRAYHETPLDDALRSEILAAASAESLGPEQLMDLDAELGERYARAVGALLEQAGIGATEVDAIGSHGQTIRHLPRAAGKGARTWQIGSAAILAERTGIAVVSDFRSRDTAAGGEGAPLVPIADAWLFRSSEESRVLLNLGGMANLTWLPRGRGDEGAIAFDTGPGNALLDALAGRRSAGRERFDRDGAFAAGGTADERLLAELLADPFFAQPPPRSTGRERFGADFAARLAERARALGLSEADAARTAIELTAASIGEAIERYVRPRGAVDAVYASGGGVANATMMAALERRVAPARLHSLAELGVPPAAKEAMAFALLAHLTLCGAPGNLPAATGARHRVVLGHLTPGAWR